In Paracholeplasma morum, a single genomic region encodes these proteins:
- a CDS encoding zinc ribbon domain-containing protein: RFITFLKYKLEKEGKTLMTMDKWYPSSKLCSHCGEIHTELKLSNRVFECPSCRLHLDRDHNAAINIKKEGLRQYKLAFQL, encoded by the coding sequence CGGTTTATCACATTTTTGAAGTACAAGTTAGAAAAAGAAGGCAAGACACTTATGACGATGGATAAATGGTATCCATCATCGAAGTTATGTAGTCACTGTGGCGAGATTCACACTGAACTGAAACTCTCTAACCGAGTGTTTGAGTGTCCAAGTTGTCGACTACACCTAGATCGAGATCACAACGCAGCGATCAATATCAAAAAAGAAGGATTAAGACAATATAAGTTAGCATTTCAGTTATAA